In a genomic window of Punica granatum isolate Tunisia-2019 chromosome 6, ASM765513v2, whole genome shotgun sequence:
- the LOC116212086 gene encoding glycine-rich protein DOT1-like, whose protein sequence is MRRHTRKHLKGGRGSGGGRGSGSGGGGGGSGGGGGDGGSGRGSGWGKGRGGSGGGGGGGGGSGGGGGGGGGGSGGGGGGGGQGGGGGWGGGGGGARSGRCWIWGCGGGHG, encoded by the coding sequence ATGAGGAGGCACACGAGAAAGCATCTGAAGGGAGGGAGGGGGTCGGGCGGCGGCAGGGGTAGCGGTAgcggtggaggaggaggcggTAGTGGTGGAGGCGGAGGAGATGGTGGAAGTGGGAGAGGCTCTGGATGGGGAAAGGGTAGGGGTGGAAGTGGGggcggtggaggaggaggcggTGGGAGTGGAGGAGGTGGCGGTGGTGGAGGAGGTGGCAGCGGGggtggtggtggaggaggCGGACAGGGAGGAGGCGGGGGATGGGGTGGTGGCGGCGGTGGTGCCAGGAGCGGCCGTTGTTGGATTTGGGGCTGCGGTGGCGGCCACGGATAA